From Quadrisphaera sp. DSM 44207, the proteins below share one genomic window:
- a CDS encoding monooxygenase codes for MSASQPPAVVTLHVWGVRGRSVPAAAARMALDRPLLRRGPARFWKLLGTGSGRTFTARDADPRHWALLAAWERPEDAEEFEDGATARAWGRLATERLRVALAPLASRGRWSGAEPFGSPRPSRERAGGPVASLTRARIRLGQELAFRRAVPPVSEDLQRVEGLRLALGVGEAPVGLQGTFSLWSDAAALQRFAHRRAAHQEVVARTAERRWYAEELFARFAVLDVDGTYRGRHP; via the coding sequence GTGAGCGCGTCGCAGCCGCCCGCCGTGGTGACCCTGCACGTGTGGGGCGTGCGCGGGCGCTCGGTGCCCGCCGCCGCCGCGCGCATGGCGCTCGACCGGCCGCTGCTGCGCCGCGGCCCCGCCCGCTTCTGGAAGCTGCTGGGCACGGGCAGCGGCCGCACGTTCACCGCCCGCGACGCCGACCCGCGCCACTGGGCCCTGCTGGCTGCGTGGGAGCGCCCCGAGGACGCCGAGGAGTTCGAGGACGGCGCCACCGCGCGGGCGTGGGGCCGCCTCGCCACCGAGCGGCTGCGGGTGGCGCTGGCGCCGCTGGCCAGCCGGGGCCGCTGGTCGGGCGCCGAGCCGTTCGGCTCCCCGCGGCCCAGCCGGGAGCGGGCGGGCGGGCCGGTGGCCTCCCTCACGCGCGCGCGCATCCGCCTCGGCCAGGAGCTCGCCTTCCGCCGCGCCGTCCCGCCGGTCTCGGAGGACCTGCAGCGCGTCGAGGGCCTGCGCCTGGCGCTCGGCGTCGGGGAGGCGCCGGTGGGCCTGCAGGGCACGTTCAGCCTGTGGTCCGACGCCGCCGCCCTGCAGCGCTTCGCCCACCGGCGCGCGGCGCACCAGGAGGTGGTCGCCCGCACCGCCGAGCGGCGCTGGTACGCCGAGGAGCTCTTCGCCCGCTTCGCCGTCCTCGACGTGGACGGCACGTACCGGGGCCGGCACCCGTGA